A stretch of the Pseudomonas sp. ACM7 genome encodes the following:
- a CDS encoding BON domain-containing protein: protein MKLHSFQQYSHDLERGVHDTWITARVKSALAMAEPSLGLQIHVKTHGGTVALSGRVNTHKQCEQAVALARSVQGVVDIDAKDLLTHVFTPGSIPEPPNAEESAEIRPQSSAKMDDK from the coding sequence ATGAAACTTCATTCCTTTCAACAATACTCTCATGATCTGGAAAGGGGCGTTCACGACACGTGGATTACCGCGAGGGTGAAGTCAGCCCTGGCAATGGCTGAACCAAGCCTTGGGCTGCAAATCCATGTCAAAACCCACGGGGGCACGGTGGCATTGAGCGGTCGCGTCAACACCCATAAACAGTGTGAGCAGGCTGTAGCTCTGGCCCGTTCGGTTCAGGGGGTCGTCGACATCGATGCCAAAGACTTGCTGACTCACGTGTTCACGCCCGGCAGTATTCCAGAACCCCCCAACGCCGAAGAGAGCGCTGAAATTCGGCCACAATCTTCAGCAAAGATGGACGATAAATAA